From Apium graveolens cultivar Ventura chromosome 9, ASM990537v1, whole genome shotgun sequence, the proteins below share one genomic window:
- the LOC141686331 gene encoding protein FAR1-RELATED SEQUENCE 5-like, giving the protein MIISDLNKIRDNQGSTCGDSSRISSDICTEVVNEVTSIESESSVSITPSGSLNYIPCSVNDTSIPFTNQIFDSLDKGYKFYKNYGRLGGFTIRKTTEKTYDDGRVLLKYFVCSCEGFNDLKDDANPAVKKMRIVSRRCGCKAKMILKYMFPDKYIVKTFVELHNHPLADKNGRQFLRVNREMDISLRNLCYNGAKVNIGSSKMFSFAKEMYGGYANVGANLRDFRNFSRGLKLFIGDNDAQMIIDKFKRIQQNSEGFYFAFDVDSSGHLNKLFWSDVIGRRNFQLYGDAVSFDATFDTNRYNMIFAPFTSVDKHYRCVTFAACLLSHESIVGYSWAFDHLVKVMGRNSVVIVTDQCPAMKVAVRDIFSEVNGLVATKHRLCM; this is encoded by the exons ATGATTATATCTGATTTGAATAAAATTAGAGACAATCAAG GTTCTACTTGTGGTGATTCGTCTCGGATTAGCAGTGATATTTGTACTGAAGTTGTTAATGAAGTGACTTCAATTGAAAGTGAAAGTAGTGTAAGCATAACTCCCAGTGGTAGTTTGAATTACATACCTTGTTCTGTTAATGATACTAGTATACCCTTTACCAATCAGATTTTTGATTCTCTAGATAAAGGTTACAAGTTTTACAAGAATTATGGTCGATTAGGTGGTTTTACTATACGGAAGACAACTGAGAAGACATATGATGATGGACGTGTTCTGCTGAAGTATTTTGTTTGTAGTTGTGAAGGTTTTAATGATCTTAAGGATGATGCAAATCCAGCAGTTAAGAAAATGAGGATTGTTTCTAGGAGATGTGGATGCAAAGCGAAGATGATTTTGAAGTATATGTTTCCTGATAAGTATATTGTTAAGACTTTTGTTGAGCTACATAATCATCCGTTAGCTGATAAAAATGGTCGTCAGTTTTTGAGGGTTAATAGGGAGATGGATATTAGTTTAAGAAATCTTTGTTATAATGGTGCAAAAGTTAATATTGGTTCCAGCAAGATGTTTAGCTTTGCTAAAGAAATGTATGGCGGATATGCAAATGTAGGTGCGAACTTGCGAGATTTTCGAAATTTCAGTAGGGGTCTGAAATTATTCATTGGAGATAATGATGCACAAATGATTATTGATAAATTCAAACGTATTCAGCAGAATTCTGAAGGCTTCTATTTTGCTTTTGATGTTGATTCTTCTGGTCACCTAAACAAGTTGTTTTGGTCTGATGTTATTGGTCGGAGGAACTTTCAGTTGTATGGCGATGCAGTGTCATTTGATGCAACCTTTGATACCAATAG gTATAATATGATTTTTGCGCCTTTCACTAGTGTGGATAAGCATTATAGATGTGTGACTTTTGCGGCTTGTCTTTTATCACATGAGAGTATTGTTGGTTATAGTTGGGCTTTTGATCATTTAGTAAAGGTAATGGGACGAAATTCGGTTGTCATTGTTACAGATCAATGCCCTGCTATGAAAGTAGCTGTTCGTGACATTTTTTCTGAAGTGAATGGTTTAGTTGCTACTAAACACCGTTTATGCATGTGA